A genomic region of Devosia ginsengisoli contains the following coding sequences:
- a CDS encoding ANTAR domain-containing response regulator: MPSPDLSILIIGENPIRAAIIEDGLREAGHSRVSMLHEVNAAARTIQAALPDAIIIDLESPSGGTLDHFFSLSRTIQRPIAIFVDRSDGAMIDKAVAAGVAAYVVDGMRKERAKPILDMAIARFNAFASLTRELEQARGELEDRKLIEQAKGILMRTRNLSEADAYGLLRSTAMNQNQRMVDIARGLVTSAALLGS; this comes from the coding sequence ATGCCCAGTCCCGACCTCTCCATTCTGATCATCGGCGAGAACCCCATCCGAGCTGCCATCATCGAGGATGGGCTGCGGGAGGCCGGCCACTCGCGCGTCTCGATGCTTCATGAGGTCAACGCGGCAGCCCGGACCATCCAGGCCGCCCTGCCCGACGCCATCATAATCGACCTCGAAAGCCCCAGCGGCGGCACACTCGATCATTTCTTCTCGCTGTCCCGCACGATCCAACGGCCCATTGCCATATTCGTGGATCGCTCGGATGGCGCCATGATCGACAAGGCTGTCGCCGCTGGCGTCGCCGCCTATGTGGTCGATGGAATGAGGAAGGAGCGCGCCAAACCCATCCTCGACATGGCCATTGCGCGTTTCAACGCCTTCGCCAGCCTCACCCGCGAATTGGAGCAGGCGCGCGGCGAACTTGAAGATCGCAAGCTCATCGAACAGGCCAAGGGCATCCTCATGCGGACGCGCAATCTCAGCGAGGCTGACGCTTATGGCCTGCTCCGCTCCACCGCCATGAACCAGAACCAGAGAATGGTCGACATCGCCCGCGGCCTGGTGACGAGTGCCGCCCTGCTCGGTTCATAG
- a CDS encoding TCR/Tet family MFS transporter yields MQAATRSRLTLACILVTILLDMIGVGIIVPVLPELLEDLTGGSVADAAVIGGYLIFAYAFMQFVFSPVLGNLSDRFGRRPVLLASLLGLTFDYLMMSIAPVVWYLFIGRIIAGIAGAALATATAYMADITPPHKRTHRFGLIGAAFGLGFIIGPVIGGELGEFGPRVPFYAAAGLAFANFLFGLLVLPESLPKASRRKFDIRRANPLGAVVALKAYPSVLWLLAVLFFFQLSAQALPTVFSYFTVEVFNFSSSAIGRTLGAFGLGFAISQAVIAGPLSRGIGEPAVAMIGLLAAVAAFAALGFSSDLYMLYLAIMVGAVSGLAPPAINGVLSRQVPDNSQGELQGAVNAASSLATIIGPLAATQIFSYYTTTPGSADYFPGAPFLAASVSVFAALVIFAVAAWRFELGRRPSVADHPHVPETPPPGQVRIAPIEEDADGNPSRN; encoded by the coding sequence ATGCAAGCAGCGACCCGTTCACGCCTGACCCTCGCCTGCATTCTGGTGACCATCCTGCTGGATATGATCGGCGTCGGCATCATCGTGCCGGTGCTGCCCGAACTGCTCGAAGATCTTACCGGCGGCAGCGTCGCCGATGCCGCTGTCATCGGCGGTTATCTTATCTTCGCCTACGCCTTCATGCAGTTCGTTTTCTCCCCTGTCCTGGGCAATCTCTCCGATCGTTTCGGTCGCCGCCCGGTGCTGCTGGCATCCCTGCTTGGCCTCACCTTCGACTACCTGATGATGTCGATCGCTCCGGTGGTCTGGTACCTGTTCATCGGCCGCATCATTGCCGGCATAGCGGGCGCTGCCCTGGCCACGGCCACCGCCTATATGGCCGATATTACCCCGCCCCATAAGCGCACGCACCGCTTCGGCCTCATCGGCGCGGCCTTCGGCCTCGGCTTCATTATCGGCCCGGTCATCGGCGGCGAGCTTGGCGAATTCGGCCCGCGCGTCCCCTTCTACGCGGCGGCCGGTCTGGCCTTCGCCAATTTCCTGTTTGGTCTGCTGGTCCTGCCGGAAAGCCTGCCCAAGGCCTCGCGCCGCAAATTCGACATCCGCCGCGCCAATCCGCTCGGCGCCGTGGTCGCCTTGAAGGCATATCCCTCGGTATTGTGGTTGCTGGCCGTGCTGTTTTTCTTCCAGCTTTCGGCGCAGGCGCTGCCCACCGTGTTCAGCTATTTCACGGTGGAAGTGTTCAACTTCAGTTCCTCGGCCATCGGCCGCACGCTGGGCGCCTTTGGGCTGGGCTTCGCCATCAGCCAGGCCGTGATCGCCGGGCCTCTGTCGCGCGGAATTGGCGAACCGGCCGTCGCCATGATCGGCCTGCTGGCGGCGGTGGCAGCCTTCGCCGCGCTCGGCTTTTCCAGCGATCTCTACATGCTCTATCTGGCGATCATGGTCGGCGCGGTCAGCGGTCTGGCGCCCCCCGCGATCAATGGTGTCCTGTCGCGGCAGGTGCCCGACAACAGCCAGGGCGAATTGCAGGGCGCGGTGAATGCCGCCAGTTCCCTGGCCACGATTATCGGCCCGTTGGCGGCGACGCAGATTTTCTCCTACTACACCACCACGCCCGGCTCGGCGGACTATTTCCCCGGCGCCCCATTCCTGGCAGCCAGTGTGAGCGTGTTCGCCGCTTTGGTGATCTTTGCCGTTGCGGCCTGGCGCTTCGAGCTTGGCCGCCGGCCCAGTGTCGCCGACCACCCGCACGTCCCCGAAACGCCGCCGCCAGGCCAGGTGCGTATCGCACCCATCGAAGAAGATGCCGATGGAAATCCGTCCCGCAACTGA
- a CDS encoding GNAT family N-acetyltransferase yields MEIRPATDADHEAILDIVAPTLAAGETYAIARDLDRVGAGAYWFGPTHEVFVAQEDGTVLGTYYLMANQQGGGAHVANCGYMTAPAAQGKGVARAMCEHSLLRAKERGFRAMQFNHVVSTNARAVALWQKLGFDIVGTLPQAFNHPGHGYVDSYVMFRSLI; encoded by the coding sequence ATGGAAATCCGTCCCGCAACTGATGCCGACCACGAAGCGATCCTGGACATTGTCGCGCCCACGCTGGCGGCCGGCGAAACCTATGCTATCGCCCGCGATCTCGACCGGGTCGGTGCCGGCGCCTACTGGTTCGGGCCGACGCACGAGGTCTTTGTCGCCCAGGAGGACGGCACCGTGCTCGGCACCTATTACCTCATGGCCAACCAGCAGGGCGGCGGCGCCCATGTCGCCAATTGCGGCTACATGACTGCCCCTGCGGCCCAGGGCAAGGGCGTGGCCCGCGCCATGTGCGAGCATTCGCTGCTCCGCGCGAAAGAGCGCGGCTTCCGCGCCATGCAGTTCAACCACGTCGTCTCGACCAACGCCCGCGCCGTCGCCTTGTGGCAGAAGCTAGGCTTCGACATCGTCGGCACCCTGCCCCAGGCTTTCAACCACCCGGGGCACGGTTATGTCGACAGCTACGTGATGTTCCGCTCGCTCATCTAG
- a CDS encoding GGDEF domain-containing protein: MSGQFFFSLLNPVVTAMLATTFLLLWRQRPDQTYLAVLSLSFFACGLAFVANDFMQPFDSPLSRIVANVFFLAATVGACIGALLRAKVAVPVRFFALVCGLCAAGFCWFLFVSPSTEARIYVVNAAYVVIGSASALALIRARPSSGLDWTFVVLMVCLISLGIIRPFAAFMDSLDTYGGGALRYSTYWATVQAATPALAIAVGIAFLVALAERVNDELRLEADRDFLTGLLNRRGFHKGVHLALAGNRFGALRPAVIMVDIDNFKRINDEFGHAVGDDVIAAIAHVLTKHGEADLTARTGGEEFTLFYRTGTDEDLRERADDIRLAVSQARIPEECPVTVSLGLYSGARHDTIAEMMAAADQALYDAKRSGKDRAVLGTSTSPPADANLDQRQFRQPKTG; the protein is encoded by the coding sequence GTGTCCGGACAGTTTTTCTTTTCTCTGCTGAATCCGGTGGTCACGGCAATGCTGGCGACCACCTTTCTGCTGCTGTGGCGCCAGCGCCCGGACCAGACCTATCTTGCCGTACTGAGCCTGTCCTTCTTCGCCTGCGGCCTAGCCTTCGTGGCCAATGACTTCATGCAGCCCTTCGATTCTCCGCTGTCGCGCATCGTGGCCAATGTGTTTTTCCTGGCCGCGACGGTGGGCGCCTGCATCGGCGCACTACTGCGCGCCAAAGTCGCCGTTCCCGTCAGGTTTTTTGCCCTTGTCTGTGGCCTCTGCGCAGCCGGCTTTTGCTGGTTCCTCTTCGTGTCGCCATCGACCGAAGCGCGCATCTACGTCGTCAACGCCGCCTATGTCGTCATCGGCTCGGCTTCCGCCCTCGCCCTGATCCGCGCCCGCCCGTCCAGCGGCCTGGACTGGACCTTTGTGGTACTGATGGTGTGCCTTATAAGCTTGGGGATTATCCGCCCGTTCGCGGCCTTCATGGACAGTCTCGACACCTATGGCGGCGGCGCCCTGCGCTACTCCACCTATTGGGCCACCGTCCAGGCCGCGACGCCCGCCCTTGCCATAGCCGTGGGCATCGCCTTCCTCGTCGCCCTTGCCGAAAGGGTAAACGACGAGTTGCGCCTCGAGGCCGACCGCGACTTCCTCACCGGCCTGCTCAACCGGCGCGGCTTTCACAAAGGCGTCCACCTGGCCCTGGCCGGCAACCGTTTTGGGGCTCTTCGGCCTGCGGTCATCATGGTCGATATCGACAATTTCAAGCGCATCAACGACGAGTTCGGCCATGCCGTGGGCGACGATGTCATCGCTGCGATTGCCCATGTCCTGACCAAACACGGCGAAGCCGATTTGACCGCGCGCACCGGCGGGGAAGAATTCACCCTGTTCTACCGCACCGGCACGGACGAAGACCTGCGGGAGCGGGCCGACGACATAAGGCTGGCGGTATCTCAGGCCCGCATTCCCGAAGAATGCCCGGTCACGGTGAGCCTGGGCCTGTATTCGGGCGCTCGCCACGACACGATTGCCGAGATGATGGCGGCCGCCGATCAGGCCCTTTATGACGCCAAGCGTTCCGGGAAGGATCGCGCCGTCCTGGGCACCAGTACTTCGCCCCCGGCGGATGCCAATCTGGACCAGCGCCAGTTCCGCCAGCCCAAGACAGGCTGA
- the gndA gene encoding NADP-dependent phosphogluconate dehydrogenase: protein MSTADIGLIGLAVMGSNLALNIAEKGYTIAVHNRSSGRIDEFVAEAKKEGLDGKTIAKYELADFVAAVKRPRSIIIMVKAGQPVDDMIEQLLPHLEQGDAIIECGNSLFTDTQRRFDYLKPKGIGYLGVGVSGGEEGARHGPSIMVGGSKAQWHNAEPVLTAIAAKFNGEPCVAYLGEGGAGHFVKTIHNGIEYGDMQMIAEVYGVMRDGLGMNPTACAEVFKAWNKGPLNSYLIEITGHVLAAVDEPTGKPLVELILDKAGQKGTGVWSAIAAQQMGVPATAIEGAVAARSISSRKDERVAAEGIYGKPSRAKTDVTLADLEKALLAGKIVSYAQGFAVIAKASEENGWNLPLATIAKIWRAGCIIRSRFLDQMSAAYEKGGNANLLVVPDFVAIMKDSHPSLRKVVAAAAVGEFPMICLSAALSYFDSYRQAQGTANLIQGQRDFFGAHGFEIVGRGSDLHGTWPSTLGK, encoded by the coding sequence ATGTCGACTGCGGATATCGGCCTGATCGGCCTGGCGGTGATGGGTTCCAACCTCGCCCTCAACATTGCCGAAAAGGGTTACACTATCGCGGTCCATAACCGGTCTTCCGGGCGTATCGACGAATTTGTGGCCGAGGCCAAGAAGGAAGGCCTCGATGGCAAGACCATCGCCAAGTATGAGCTGGCCGATTTCGTCGCGGCGGTGAAGCGCCCGCGCTCCATCATCATCATGGTCAAGGCCGGCCAGCCGGTGGATGACATGATCGAGCAGTTGCTGCCGCATCTGGAACAGGGCGACGCTATCATCGAATGCGGCAATTCGCTGTTCACCGATACCCAGCGCCGTTTCGACTATCTCAAGCCCAAGGGCATCGGCTATCTCGGCGTCGGCGTGTCTGGTGGCGAGGAGGGCGCGCGCCATGGTCCCTCGATCATGGTCGGCGGGTCCAAGGCGCAGTGGCATAATGCCGAGCCGGTGCTGACCGCCATTGCCGCCAAGTTCAACGGCGAGCCCTGCGTGGCCTATCTGGGCGAGGGTGGCGCGGGCCATTTCGTCAAGACCATCCATAACGGCATCGAATATGGCGACATGCAGATGATCGCCGAAGTCTATGGCGTGATGCGCGATGGTCTGGGCATGAATCCAACCGCTTGCGCAGAAGTGTTCAAGGCGTGGAACAAGGGTCCACTCAATTCGTACCTGATCGAAATCACCGGCCATGTGTTGGCCGCCGTGGACGAGCCGACCGGCAAGCCGCTGGTCGAACTGATCCTCGACAAGGCTGGCCAGAAGGGTACCGGCGTGTGGTCCGCCATTGCCGCGCAGCAGATGGGCGTGCCGGCAACGGCCATCGAGGGCGCTGTTGCGGCCCGTTCGATCTCGTCGCGCAAGGATGAGCGCGTGGCGGCCGAGGGCATTTACGGCAAGCCCAGCCGCGCCAAGACGGACGTGACGCTGGCCGATCTCGAAAAGGCGCTGCTGGCTGGCAAGATCGTCAGCTATGCGCAGGGCTTTGCGGTGATCGCCAAGGCCTCCGAGGAAAATGGCTGGAACCTGCCGCTGGCGACCATCGCCAAGATCTGGCGCGCCGGCTGCATCATCCGCTCGCGCTTCCTCGATCAGATGTCGGCCGCCTATGAGAAGGGCGGCAATGCCAATCTGCTCGTGGTGCCCGATTTTGTGGCCATCATGAAGGACAGCCATCCCAGCCTGCGCAAGGTCGTCGCGGCGGCAGCCGTCGGCGAATTCCCGATGATCTGCCTGTCGGCGGCGCTGAGCTATTTTGACAGCTACCGCCAGGCGCAGGGCACGGCCAACCTGATCCAGGGTCAGCGCGATTTCTTCGGTGCCCATGGCTTCGAGATTGTCGGCCGGGGCAGCGATCTGCACGGTACCTGGCCCAGCACGCTGGGAAAATAA
- a CDS encoding SDR family oxidoreductase gives MTSIADQFSLAGKRALVTGSSRGLGYAMAAALAGAGAAVVLNARDTVALGAAAQDLAATGATVNAVAFDVTSRDSIDEAVTHIENEIGPIDILINNAGMQFRSSLEAFPPERFDQVIATNLTSVFNVSQPVARHMIARGRGKIINICSLLSELSRPSVAPYAATKAAVANITRGMAVDWARHGLNVNGIAPGYFATELNEALLKDDKFNAWIETRTPMGRWGQPEELGGAVVFLASEAARFVNGHILYVDGAFTATV, from the coding sequence ATGACCAGCATCGCCGACCAGTTCAGCCTCGCCGGTAAACGTGCCCTGGTAACCGGCTCCAGCCGCGGCCTCGGCTATGCCATGGCCGCCGCCCTGGCCGGTGCGGGCGCCGCCGTCGTGCTCAATGCCCGCGACACCGTCGCCCTTGGCGCTGCTGCCCAGGACCTGGCCGCCACGGGTGCCACGGTCAACGCTGTGGCCTTCGACGTCACCAGCCGCGACAGTATCGATGAGGCCGTGACTCATATCGAGAACGAGATCGGTCCGATCGACATCCTCATCAACAATGCCGGCATGCAGTTCCGCTCCAGCCTCGAAGCCTTTCCGCCCGAACGGTTCGACCAGGTCATAGCCACCAACCTGACCTCGGTCTTCAATGTCAGCCAGCCGGTGGCCCGCCACATGATCGCCCGCGGCCGCGGCAAGATCATCAATATCTGTTCGCTGCTATCTGAGCTGTCGCGCCCGTCCGTCGCACCCTATGCGGCCACCAAGGCGGCCGTCGCCAATATCACGCGCGGTATGGCGGTCGACTGGGCCCGCCACGGCCTCAACGTCAACGGCATCGCGCCGGGCTATTTCGCCACCGAACTCAACGAAGCGCTGCTCAAGGACGACAAATTCAACGCCTGGATCGAGACCCGCACGCCGATGGGCCGCTGGGGCCAGCCGGAAGAACTGGGCGGCGCGGTGGTGTTCCTCGCCTCTGAAGCCGCGCGCTTCGTCAATGGCCACATTCTCTATGTCGATGGCGCCTTCACCGCGACCGTCTAG
- a CDS encoding gluconokinase: MPLTPSRIIIAMGVSSSGKSTVGQSIARRLHVPFLDGDGYHPEANVEKMRAGIPLNDEDRWPWLERLATALHEAADRKGASVGACSALKRAYRDFLVEKAGEPITFVYLDGSRDVIGERMARRHHEYMPASLLDSQFATLEIPDPETENVLAVPVTDSVEKITQTVTKALDHLKTFKRWQ, translated from the coding sequence ATGCCGCTTACCCCATCTCGCATCATCATCGCCATGGGCGTCAGCTCGTCGGGTAAATCGACCGTCGGCCAATCCATCGCGCGGCGCCTGCATGTGCCCTTCCTCGATGGCGACGGCTATCACCCCGAGGCCAATGTCGAAAAGATGCGCGCCGGCATTCCCCTCAATGACGAGGACCGCTGGCCCTGGCTGGAACGGCTGGCCACAGCTTTGCACGAAGCCGCCGACCGCAAGGGCGCTTCGGTCGGCGCCTGCTCGGCGCTCAAACGCGCCTATCGCGACTTCCTGGTCGAAAAGGCCGGCGAGCCCATCACCTTCGTTTATCTCGACGGCTCCCGCGACGTCATAGGCGAACGCATGGCGCGGCGTCACCACGAATACATGCCGGCCAGCTTGCTCGACAGCCAGTTCGCAACGCTGGAAATCCCCGATCCGGAAACGGAAAATGTCCTGGCCGTTCCGGTTACCGATAGTGTCGAAAAGATCACCCAGACCGTGACCAAGGCGCTCGACCACCTCAAGACCTTCAAGCGCTGGCAATAG
- a CDS encoding DMT family transporter — protein sequence MTKPNPAAALWLATVALIVMAAMSAAIHEAAKIAPVGQLVFWRSFVALIPIVIYMAFRGQLGASLRTKYPHKHLIRGLLGCAVMFFSFISLAYLSVGLATALSYLAPILSIVAAMTFLRERPGAVIFVGVVLGFAGILLMLYPSLVGAEVREGTLIGVAAGVAMAATNALSRVQVKDLTRTDPPASIALSFAVICSLVGLATTLFGWAELDTYAFMLLAGAGVLGGVGHVLMMEAVARAPVSLLAAYEYSGIIWAFLFDLALLGVALDIWSVSGALVVVGAAALVAYGQGRFVATPAAAE from the coding sequence ATGACCAAGCCGAATCCCGCCGCCGCCCTGTGGCTGGCCACCGTCGCGCTCATCGTGATGGCGGCCATGTCCGCTGCCATTCACGAAGCCGCCAAGATTGCCCCGGTGGGGCAACTGGTGTTCTGGCGCAGCTTTGTCGCGCTCATTCCCATTGTGATCTACATGGCGTTTCGCGGCCAGCTGGGAGCGTCGCTGCGGACGAAATATCCGCACAAGCACCTGATAAGGGGCCTGCTGGGCTGCGCGGTGATGTTCTTCTCGTTCATCTCGCTGGCCTATCTGTCGGTGGGTCTGGCCACGGCACTGAGCTATCTGGCGCCGATCCTCTCCATCGTGGCCGCCATGACGTTCCTGCGCGAGCGGCCGGGTGCCGTGATCTTCGTCGGCGTGGTGCTGGGCTTTGCCGGCATATTGCTGATGCTCTATCCGTCTCTGGTCGGCGCGGAAGTGCGCGAGGGCACGCTGATCGGGGTCGCGGCAGGCGTGGCGATGGCGGCGACCAATGCGCTGTCGCGCGTGCAGGTGAAAGACCTGACGCGGACTGATCCGCCGGCCAGCATTGCCCTCAGCTTCGCGGTGATCTGCAGCCTGGTCGGGCTGGCGACGACGCTGTTCGGCTGGGCCGAGCTCGACACCTATGCCTTCATGCTGCTGGCTGGGGCAGGCGTGCTGGGTGGCGTCGGCCATGTGCTGATGATGGAGGCGGTGGCCCGCGCGCCGGTATCGCTGCTCGCGGCCTATGAATATTCGGGCATCATCTGGGCGTTCCTGTTCGACCTGGCGCTGCTGGGCGTGGCGCTGGATATCTGGTCGGTCAGCGGAGCGCTGGTCGTGGTTGGGGCGGCGGCGCTGGTCGCCTATGGTCAGGGGCGGTTTGTCGCCACGCCGGCGGCAGCGGAGTAG
- a CDS encoding MerR family transcriptional regulator gives MKTYTVNQLAQLAGISVRALHHYDEIGLLKPAFTGDNRYRYYGEEELLRLQQILIHRELDIPLAEIAAILDAPGFDKLATLQKQRERLEEQAERYARMVKTIDRTIARLKGDRAMKDADLYSGVVSPEKQAAYEQWLIDRYGSDMEAQIERSRKAMADMSQDEMAVAMKELEAVEQGLAEGLRRGIPPQATSLDPMIERHRAWVAQSWGRECAPAAYAGLADIYEHPDFRARYEIIEPGFADYLITAMRSWAKRQAD, from the coding sequence ATGAAGACCTACACAGTCAATCAATTGGCGCAGCTTGCCGGCATCTCGGTGCGGGCATTGCATCACTATGACGAAATAGGCCTGCTGAAGCCCGCGTTCACTGGCGACAATCGCTATCGCTATTACGGCGAAGAGGAATTGCTGCGCCTGCAGCAGATTCTGATCCATCGGGAGCTCGATATTCCGCTCGCGGAAATCGCGGCCATTCTCGATGCGCCGGGCTTCGACAAGCTGGCCACGCTGCAGAAGCAGCGTGAGCGGCTTGAGGAGCAGGCCGAGCGATACGCCAGAATGGTCAAGACGATCGACCGCACGATCGCCAGACTGAAAGGAGATCGCGCCATGAAGGACGCAGATTTGTATTCGGGCGTGGTATCGCCCGAGAAACAGGCCGCCTACGAACAGTGGCTCATCGACCGTTACGGCAGCGATATGGAGGCGCAGATCGAGCGCAGCCGCAAGGCCATGGCGGATATGAGCCAGGACGAGATGGCTGTCGCGATGAAGGAACTCGAAGCAGTAGAGCAGGGGCTGGCCGAAGGCCTGCGCCGGGGTATTCCGCCACAGGCGACAAGCCTCGATCCGATGATCGAGCGCCACCGCGCCTGGGTTGCGCAGTCCTGGGGCCGGGAATGCGCGCCCGCGGCCTATGCCGGGTTGGCCGATATCTACGAGCATCCCGATTTCCGGGCGCGCTACGAGATCATCGAGCCGGGCTTTGCCGATTACCTCATCACCGCCATGCGGTCATGGGCCAAGCGACAGGCGGACTGA
- a CDS encoding CYTH domain-containing protein, translated as MGREIERKFLVMSDAWQAAATGSMLLRQGYLSSNAKATVRVRTTDDMRAVLTLKGAVEGISRAEYEYEIPVADARELLGMAEPHVIEKRRHLVPYGGLIWEVDVFLGRHEGLVLAEVELDDEAQVVTLPDWVGVEVTQDDRYNNASLSRADAIPG; from the coding sequence GTGGGACGGGAGATCGAACGCAAGTTTCTGGTCATGTCGGATGCCTGGCAGGCGGCGGCAACCGGCAGCATGCTGCTGCGGCAGGGCTATCTGTCATCGAACGCCAAGGCGACCGTGCGGGTGCGCACTACGGACGACATGCGAGCCGTGCTGACGCTCAAGGGTGCGGTGGAAGGCATTTCGCGCGCCGAATATGAGTATGAAATCCCCGTTGCCGATGCACGCGAGCTGCTTGGCATGGCCGAGCCGCATGTGATCGAGAAGCGGCGCCATCTGGTGCCCTATGGCGGGCTGATCTGGGAAGTCGATGTGTTCCTGGGGCGGCATGAGGGCCTGGTGCTTGCCGAGGTGGAACTGGACGACGAGGCGCAGGTCGTGACCCTGCCCGACTGGGTGGGTGTCGAGGTGACTCAGGACGATCGCTACAATAATGCGAGCCTTTCTCGCGCCGATGCCATTCCGGGTTGA
- a CDS encoding methylated-DNA--[protein]-cysteine S-methyltransferase, translated as METTIFDTALGEFGIGWTEAGVARVQLPGLDRAALLQRINRDKAQAGEPTRAIEAVINRIEDYAEGEAVDFSGIPLDLHGVTEFNRRAYDLLVRIGWGATTTYGALARELGDVTLSRAVGAAMGANPIPLIIPCHRVLASDGKPGGFSAPGGAESKLRMLELEGVSVGTPAGQMTFGF; from the coding sequence ATGGAAACCACGATTTTCGACACGGCTTTGGGCGAATTCGGCATCGGCTGGACCGAGGCCGGGGTGGCGCGTGTGCAATTGCCGGGGCTGGATCGGGCAGCGCTGTTGCAGCGGATCAACCGCGACAAGGCGCAGGCCGGCGAGCCGACGCGGGCGATCGAGGCGGTGATCAACCGCATCGAGGACTATGCCGAGGGAGAGGCGGTGGACTTTTCAGGGATCCCACTGGATTTGCATGGCGTGACGGAATTCAACCGCCGGGCTTATGACCTGCTGGTCAGGATCGGCTGGGGTGCGACCACCACTTATGGTGCGCTGGCGCGGGAACTGGGCGACGTGACGCTGTCGCGGGCAGTGGGCGCTGCGATGGGCGCAAACCCCATCCCGCTGATCATTCCTTGCCATCGCGTGCTGGCCAGCGACGGCAAGCCGGGCGGATTTTCGGCACCGGGCGGGGCGGAATCCAAGCTCAGGATGCTGGAGCTGGAGGGCGTGTCGGTGGGCACACCGGCCGGGCAGATGACCTTCGGATTCTGA
- a CDS encoding dihydrofolate reductase family protein, which produces MARIVGYIATSLDGFIATPDENLDWLTQQPDLNLGEHDYRNFIKTISTVVMGRATYDWVAKYPGEWEYAGKRVIVVTSRPIDNPKGPLETRSDVPALIDELRALDDGNVWMLGGGKLQMAFMERGALDEIEIYVISEIIGGGLPLFPPTGLRASPKLVSAQSFGTACARLHYRFD; this is translated from the coding sequence ATGGCCCGGATCGTCGGCTATATCGCAACCAGCCTCGATGGCTTCATCGCAACGCCCGACGAGAATCTCGACTGGCTCACCCAGCAACCCGATCTCAATCTGGGCGAGCACGACTATCGCAATTTCATCAAGACCATAAGCACCGTGGTCATGGGCCGCGCCACTTATGACTGGGTGGCAAAATATCCCGGCGAATGGGAGTATGCCGGCAAGCGGGTCATCGTCGTCACCTCGCGCCCTATCGATAATCCCAAGGGTCCGCTGGAGACCCGCTCCGATGTTCCGGCCCTGATCGACGAGCTTCGCGCCCTCGACGACGGCAATGTCTGGATGCTGGGCGGCGGCAAGTTGCAGATGGCCTTCATGGAGCGCGGCGCGCTCGACGAAATCGAGATCTATGTCATCTCCGAGATCATCGGCGGCGGCCTGCCGCTGTTTCCGCCGACGGGCTTGCGCGCCTCCCCCAAGCTGGTCTCGGCGCAGAGCTTCGGCACGGCCTGCGCGCGCCTCCACTATCGCTTCGACTGA
- a CDS encoding CsbD family protein, with the protein MHKDEIKGAGKQVKGALKDAAGGLTGNEKLQAEGKLDKAVGKVQQKVGEAKDAARDALKR; encoded by the coding sequence ATGCACAAGGATGAAATCAAAGGCGCCGGCAAGCAGGTCAAGGGTGCCCTCAAGGACGCCGCCGGCGGCTTGACCGGCAATGAGAAGCTGCAGGCCGAAGGCAAGCTCGACAAGGCTGTCGGCAAGGTTCAGCAGAAGGTCGGCGAGGCCAAGGACGCAGCGCGTGACGCGCTCAAGCGCTGA
- a CDS encoding RluA family pseudouridine synthase, with amino-acid sequence MPGPMPTLLDYHPPLEPYLNVLHVDDDMLVVDKQSGLLSVPGKDPSLWDCIEYRARQTWPTAGMCHRLDKDTSGVLVLALNKRAHGRIGSQFEHRKTTKAYIARVAGIIAEDSGLVDLPLATDWENKPRQRVDYENGRPSQTEWTVLEREANATRVRLHPLTGRTHQLRVHMKAIGHVILGDAFYADPESFAAADRLQLHAAELGLTHPTTGEFMTFVAPTPF; translated from the coding sequence ATGCCCGGACCCATGCCCACCTTGCTCGACTACCATCCCCCGCTCGAGCCCTATCTCAACGTGCTCCATGTCGATGACGACATGCTTGTCGTCGACAAGCAGAGTGGCCTGCTGAGCGTGCCGGGCAAGGACCCGTCGCTGTGGGACTGCATCGAATATCGTGCCCGCCAGACCTGGCCCACGGCCGGCATGTGCCATAGGCTCGACAAGGACACGTCGGGCGTCCTCGTGCTGGCGCTCAACAAGCGCGCCCATGGCCGCATCGGCAGCCAGTTCGAGCATCGCAAGACCACCAAGGCCTATATCGCCCGCGTCGCCGGCATCATCGCGGAGGATAGCGGCCTGGTCGACCTGCCGCTGGCCACCGATTGGGAGAACAAGCCGCGCCAGCGCGTGGACTACGAAAACGGCCGCCCGTCGCAGACCGAATGGACCGTGCTGGAGCGCGAGGCCAACGCCACCCGCGTCCGGCTGCACCCGCTCACCGGGCGCACGCATCAGCTCCGGGTTCACATGAAGGCTATCGGCCATGTGATTCTGGGCGATGCCTTTTATGCCGACCCGGAAAGTTTCGCCGCCGCCGACCGGCTGCAACTGCATGCCGCCGAACTGGGGCTCACCCACCCGACGACAGGCGAATTCATGACCTTCGTCGCGCCCACGCCCTTCTAG